A window of Lujinxingia sediminis contains these coding sequences:
- the pyrF gene encoding orotidine-5'-phosphate decarboxylase, translating to MTDLGARAAGLVRERVVVALDFDTLDEALELVETLGERVARYKVGMRLFTRYGPEILNALDARGAKVFLDLKFHDIPSVVSDACAAAAEHPGVFMLTVHASGGEAMLRQAVRGAERGRPEDPPLVVAVSALTSLKSRELPSVGVGMGVTDWAEKLGALALKSGVNGVVCSAHEAEGLRARVGTRPVLVTPGIRLEDVHIAGDDQARTMTPGRAMASGSTYLVIGRPIYQAPDPGAAVDAVCESVMSWLEEIR from the coding sequence ATGACTGATCTGGGAGCTCGCGCCGCCGGGCTTGTCCGCGAACGCGTCGTGGTAGCGCTGGACTTCGACACACTGGATGAAGCGCTGGAGCTTGTGGAGACGCTTGGCGAGCGTGTGGCGCGCTACAAGGTGGGGATGCGCCTCTTTACGCGATATGGGCCGGAGATCCTCAACGCGCTGGATGCCCGGGGAGCAAAGGTCTTTCTCGATCTGAAGTTTCACGACATCCCCAGCGTGGTCAGCGATGCGTGTGCGGCGGCTGCGGAGCATCCCGGGGTCTTTATGCTGACGGTGCATGCGAGCGGTGGCGAGGCGATGTTGCGCCAGGCGGTACGTGGTGCGGAGCGCGGGCGCCCTGAAGATCCTCCGCTGGTCGTTGCGGTCAGCGCGCTGACCAGCCTCAAGTCCCGGGAGCTTCCCTCGGTGGGCGTGGGCATGGGGGTGACGGACTGGGCTGAAAAATTAGGAGCGTTGGCGTTAAAGTCCGGTGTCAACGGGGTAGTCTGCTCGGCGCACGAGGCGGAAGGCTTGCGCGCGCGAGTCGGTACCAGGCCGGTGCTGGTTACCCCGGGCATTCGTCTGGAAGATGTGCACATCGCCGGTGACGATCAGGCGCGCACCATGACGCCCGGGCGTGCGATGGCTTCCGGGAGCACATATCTCGTGATCGGTCGCCCCATTTACCAGGCTCCAGATCCGGGCGCGGCGGTCGATGCGGTCTGCGAGTCTGTCATGAGTTGGTTGGAGGAGATCCGATGA
- a CDS encoding proline--tRNA ligase, with product MRLSTMFVPTRKEDPADAEVVSHQLLVRGGFIRMLARGIYDFLPLGWRSVRKIEQIVREEMDRAGAQEVHLPAVQPAELWQESGRWTQYGAELLRFRDRKGAEFCFGPTHEEVVTDMIRGDVKSYKQLPLNVYQIQTKFRDETRPRFGLMRGREFIMKDAYSFDVDEEGALKSYDVMFEAYHRIFKRLGLEYRAVEADTGNIGGSRSHEFQVLAETGEDEIVSCTECGYAANVEKAEIRLDVAEAGKPGGSELATLRTPKARTIEEVSAYLKRPAELIVKTLVYMADETPLIVLTRGDHQVNELKLKAYLNGELGRDVQELRMAGDAEVEALTKAPVGFAGPVGVEGVEIIADLAVEPMVDFIVGANLKDKHHVNVNHGRDFEVGAFADLRQAGAGDICGRCGGTLEAHRGIEVGHVFFLGDKYSKAMNANVLDENGDHRPMQMGCYGIGVTRILAAVIEQNHDDDGIIFPMAVAPYQVVICPLHLKNELVVSEAERIYSELQAAGVEVILDDRDLRAGNKFKDADLIGIPVRLTLGGRGVENGEAEVKVRHQSENEMIPLSEVVDRIKALTRDARGER from the coding sequence ATGCGACTCTCCACGATGTTTGTCCCTACTCGAAAAGAAGATCCGGCAGATGCCGAGGTCGTCAGCCATCAGCTCCTGGTCCGCGGCGGGTTTATCCGCATGCTGGCGCGAGGAATCTATGACTTTCTGCCTCTGGGCTGGCGTAGCGTGCGCAAGATCGAGCAGATCGTGCGCGAGGAGATGGATCGCGCCGGCGCTCAGGAGGTTCATCTTCCGGCGGTGCAGCCCGCAGAGTTGTGGCAGGAGTCGGGGCGCTGGACGCAATACGGCGCGGAGCTCTTGCGTTTTCGCGATCGCAAAGGTGCAGAATTCTGCTTCGGGCCGACCCATGAAGAGGTCGTCACCGACATGATCCGCGGCGATGTGAAGAGCTACAAGCAGCTCCCGCTCAACGTCTATCAAATTCAGACCAAGTTTCGCGATGAGACTCGCCCGCGCTTCGGGTTGATGCGGGGACGCGAGTTCATCATGAAGGACGCCTACTCCTTTGATGTGGATGAAGAGGGCGCGCTGAAGAGCTACGACGTGATGTTTGAGGCTTACCACCGCATCTTTAAGCGGCTGGGGCTGGAGTATCGCGCGGTGGAGGCCGACACCGGCAACATTGGCGGGAGCCGCTCTCACGAGTTCCAGGTGCTGGCGGAGACGGGCGAAGATGAGATCGTCAGCTGCACCGAGTGCGGGTATGCGGCCAACGTGGAGAAGGCCGAGATTCGCCTGGACGTCGCTGAAGCCGGCAAGCCCGGTGGCTCGGAGCTTGCGACCTTGCGAACCCCGAAGGCGCGAACGATTGAGGAGGTATCGGCCTATCTGAAGCGGCCGGCCGAGCTCATCGTCAAGACCCTTGTGTACATGGCCGACGAGACGCCGCTGATCGTGCTGACGCGGGGCGATCATCAGGTCAATGAGCTCAAGCTCAAGGCCTACCTCAATGGCGAACTCGGTCGCGATGTTCAGGAACTGCGCATGGCGGGTGATGCGGAGGTGGAGGCGTTGACCAAAGCACCGGTGGGCTTTGCCGGACCGGTGGGTGTGGAAGGCGTCGAAATCATTGCGGATCTGGCTGTGGAGCCGATGGTCGACTTCATCGTCGGCGCGAACCTCAAGGACAAGCACCACGTCAACGTCAACCACGGGCGAGACTTTGAGGTGGGTGCGTTTGCGGATCTTCGCCAGGCCGGTGCAGGCGATATCTGCGGCCGCTGTGGAGGGACGCTGGAGGCGCACCGCGGCATCGAAGTGGGGCATGTCTTCTTTCTGGGAGATAAGTACTCCAAAGCGATGAACGCCAACGTGCTCGACGAGAATGGCGATCATCGCCCGATGCAGATGGGCTGCTACGGGATCGGGGTGACGCGGATTCTGGCAGCAGTAATCGAGCAGAATCACGACGATGACGGCATCATCTTCCCGATGGCGGTGGCCCCCTATCAGGTGGTGATCTGCCCGCTGCACCTTAAGAACGAGCTTGTGGTCTCGGAGGCTGAGCGTATCTACAGCGAGCTTCAGGCTGCCGGTGTGGAGGTGATTCTCGACGATCGCGATCTCCGAGCGGGTAACAAGTTCAAAGATGCCGATCTGATCGGGATTCCCGTGCGCCTGACGCTGGGGGGACGCGGTGTGGAAAATGGCGAGGCGGAGGTGAAGGTGCGCCATCAATCCGAAAACGAGATGATCCCCTTGAGTGAGGTGGTGGATCGGATCAAAGCGTTGACCAGGGACGCGCGAGGGGAACGATGA
- a CDS encoding DUF4190 domain-containing protein, which translates to MTHIPHHSPPPYDPSHPSHGMPENKPSQMAWAALFCGVGAWTLLPALAAIAAVICGHIERKKILQGEAPSAGLTVATVGMILGYIQLGLVALGIFALIAFFGLMALGIAIL; encoded by the coding sequence ATGACACACATACCCCACCACTCGCCGCCCCCCTACGACCCGTCCCACCCATCGCACGGGATGCCGGAGAATAAGCCCTCGCAGATGGCCTGGGCGGCGCTTTTCTGCGGGGTGGGAGCGTGGACACTTCTGCCGGCTCTGGCCGCGATCGCGGCGGTGATCTGCGGTCATATCGAGCGGAAAAAAATCCTCCAGGGAGAGGCCCCGTCGGCGGGGCTGACGGTGGCCACGGTAGGGATGATTCTGGGGTACATCCAGCTGGGGCTCGTCGCGCTGGGGATATTCGCGCTGATCGCCTTCTTCGGGTTGATGGCGCTGGGGATCGCAATCCTCTAG
- a CDS encoding RCC1 domain-containing protein, whose amino-acid sequence MRRSLAWGGVRRGWALLGLVLGLAGCVLMVDGEAALELGADGGAEPGAFRAMILDGPEIAAAGGSAYFELGCEPQGCELQCARDGGAFETCGSTYMWDALEEGDHVLAARAWKGDEVSEEVWWSFEVGPPIGLEVEGDLSASRFFREVGELTIACDAPGCELSCGMWALEEGCELSSCGTALGWGCEQPGTVAVEVPGPGRYLVQVEGCDPESGACERYASHFEVEAPRWHQVSAGGRHTCGILETGALLCWGDNTSGQLGVTQAGATWSARRVEGRWARVAAGEAHTCAVDIEGKLYCWGANEANQASPQMAGELGVTRVGQRSDWEEVAAGAQHSCGWRAGKLYCWGSGEFGQIGPASAIAGGVVVEIETVEGSWVADGAVGSHHSCAVAAGDVWCFGDRRFGAVGYGEGEGEPGEVRKVGGAKSVTRLVAGEHYSCGVSAAGDVRCWGAVPGEEQVPSLEARTLTGISQVTMLSGGYGHVCAIDMQKVLRCWGSNDRQQVSGHIDENIAPVTRIAAGWEWETVSAGAAHSCAIEDGTRYLFCWGSAEHGRLGTQPTVGNVGSPREVTWVL is encoded by the coding sequence ATGCGAAGAAGTCTTGCGTGGGGTGGTGTGCGGCGGGGCTGGGCGCTTTTGGGGCTGGTGTTGGGGCTGGCCGGCTGCGTGTTGATGGTCGATGGGGAGGCGGCGTTGGAGCTGGGCGCTGATGGGGGGGCTGAGCCCGGGGCGTTCCGAGCGATGATCCTCGATGGCCCGGAGATCGCGGCGGCGGGAGGCTCGGCCTATTTTGAGTTGGGCTGTGAGCCCCAGGGCTGTGAACTGCAGTGCGCGCGGGATGGCGGGGCATTTGAGACCTGCGGCTCGACGTATATGTGGGATGCGCTGGAGGAGGGCGATCATGTGCTGGCCGCGCGCGCGTGGAAGGGCGATGAGGTCAGTGAGGAAGTCTGGTGGAGCTTTGAGGTGGGACCGCCGATTGGGCTGGAGGTGGAGGGGGATCTCAGCGCGTCGCGCTTCTTTCGGGAGGTCGGGGAACTCACCATTGCCTGTGATGCACCGGGCTGTGAGCTGAGTTGCGGGATGTGGGCGTTGGAGGAAGGGTGCGAGCTGTCCAGCTGCGGCACTGCGCTTGGGTGGGGATGTGAGCAGCCCGGGACGGTGGCGGTTGAGGTGCCCGGACCGGGGCGTTATCTGGTGCAGGTGGAGGGGTGCGATCCGGAGAGCGGGGCGTGCGAGCGTTACGCGTCGCACTTTGAGGTGGAGGCACCGCGCTGGCATCAGGTCAGCGCCGGGGGGCGGCATACCTGCGGGATTCTCGAGACGGGGGCGCTTTTATGCTGGGGGGATAACACCTCGGGTCAGCTGGGCGTGACGCAGGCCGGGGCGACCTGGTCGGCCCGGCGCGTGGAAGGGCGTTGGGCACGGGTGGCCGCTGGTGAAGCCCATACCTGTGCGGTGGATATCGAGGGCAAGCTCTATTGCTGGGGAGCAAATGAGGCCAACCAGGCCTCGCCGCAAATGGCCGGGGAGCTGGGAGTGACGCGGGTGGGGCAGCGCTCGGACTGGGAGGAGGTGGCCGCCGGCGCGCAGCATAGCTGTGGGTGGCGCGCTGGAAAGCTCTACTGCTGGGGGTCGGGAGAGTTCGGACAGATCGGGCCGGCCAGCGCCATTGCCGGCGGGGTGGTTGTGGAGATCGAAACCGTAGAAGGCAGCTGGGTTGCGGATGGCGCGGTGGGTTCGCATCATAGCTGTGCGGTGGCCGCCGGGGATGTCTGGTGTTTCGGAGATCGGCGCTTCGGCGCAGTCGGCTACGGGGAGGGTGAGGGGGAGCCGGGAGAGGTCCGAAAGGTGGGCGGGGCAAAGAGCGTAACCCGGCTTGTGGCCGGGGAGCATTACAGCTGTGGGGTGAGCGCAGCGGGCGATGTTCGCTGCTGGGGAGCGGTGCCCGGTGAGGAGCAGGTCCCCTCGCTCGAAGCCCGGACTTTGACGGGGATCTCGCAGGTCACCATGCTCAGCGGTGGATACGGGCATGTGTGTGCGATCGACATGCAGAAGGTTCTGCGCTGCTGGGGGAGCAACGACCGTCAGCAGGTCAGCGGGCACATCGACGAAAATATCGCGCCGGTAACACGCATCGCCGCCGGATGGGAGTGGGAGACGGTCTCGGCGGGAGCTGCCCACAGCTGCGCGATCGAAGATGGAACCCGGTACTTGTTCTGCTGGGGGAGCGCCGAGCACGGAAGGCTGGGCACACAGCCGACCGTCGGGAACGTTGGGAGCCCGCGTGAGGTGACCTGGGTGTTGTAG
- a CDS encoding DsbA family protein, with protein sequence MRWMKGAAGAGALLGAMVLGAGCASGGGAAVELSTEQCVSEQGQRFLTYCASPRAAEQARRYEVMERARAAGESVDAMIPLPTEGAAVWGDLDAPVTVQVFADLRCGYCARGHQTLKAMMASREGVRVLYRFWPLSEDAELEGAHRALVAAQAQGRFWEYLEAIYEARGEFGERRLEAMAARVGLDVARWREDRDGAYTEQVIARDRAIGERVGVQGTPTYFVNGTRVVGAVEPSEWMAVIDGELEAAGALLDAGVAAEAVSWRRTLENYQPVNWQEIAEVEDETAVGEGFEVAYIPVGESPVKGASAEDARVTVVVFSDFQCGFCERARHTWDALVERYGSQGLRLVYKHYPLPSHTRAGHAAAASVVVEDGGDFWKMHDLLFEAGGDLSDERLEAMAGEAGYEGDDLYARMRSDEVTSRIQADVEVGYNAGVQGTPTFFINGIKLAGAWEVDELSPLIDDQLELAGVLAELAEAEGEELYRALVEVNQEPPER encoded by the coding sequence ATGAGGTGGATGAAGGGGGCAGCAGGGGCGGGCGCGCTGTTGGGGGCGATGGTGTTGGGAGCGGGTTGTGCCTCGGGGGGCGGCGCTGCGGTAGAGCTGAGCACGGAGCAATGTGTCAGTGAGCAGGGGCAGCGCTTTCTGACCTACTGCGCCTCACCGCGGGCCGCTGAGCAGGCGCGGCGCTATGAGGTGATGGAGCGGGCGCGTGCGGCCGGGGAGTCGGTCGATGCGATGATCCCTCTGCCGACCGAAGGGGCAGCGGTGTGGGGGGATCTCGATGCGCCGGTGACTGTGCAGGTCTTTGCTGATCTTCGATGCGGGTATTGTGCCAGGGGGCACCAGACGCTCAAGGCGATGATGGCGTCGCGGGAGGGCGTGCGGGTGCTCTACCGCTTCTGGCCGCTGAGCGAGGACGCGGAGTTGGAGGGGGCGCATCGCGCGCTTGTGGCTGCGCAGGCGCAGGGGAGGTTCTGGGAGTATCTTGAGGCGATCTATGAGGCCCGTGGTGAGTTCGGGGAGCGTCGGCTTGAGGCGATGGCTGCCCGGGTGGGGCTGGATGTGGCGCGCTGGCGCGAGGATCGCGACGGTGCTTACACCGAGCAGGTGATCGCCCGGGATCGGGCCATTGGCGAGCGGGTGGGCGTGCAGGGGACGCCGACCTATTTTGTAAACGGGACGCGTGTGGTCGGCGCGGTGGAGCCTTCGGAGTGGATGGCCGTGATCGACGGGGAGTTGGAGGCGGCCGGGGCGCTTCTGGATGCCGGGGTGGCCGCTGAGGCGGTGAGCTGGCGTCGCACCCTGGAGAATTATCAGCCGGTGAACTGGCAGGAAATCGCCGAGGTGGAGGATGAGACGGCGGTCGGGGAGGGCTTTGAGGTGGCCTACATTCCCGTGGGAGAGTCGCCGGTGAAAGGGGCGTCGGCAGAGGATGCGCGGGTGACGGTGGTGGTGTTCTCGGACTTTCAGTGTGGTTTTTGTGAGCGCGCTCGCCATACCTGGGATGCGCTGGTCGAGCGTTATGGGAGCCAGGGGCTGAGGCTTGTGTACAAGCATTATCCCCTGCCAAGCCACACGCGTGCCGGACATGCCGCAGCCGCCTCGGTGGTGGTGGAGGATGGCGGGGACTTTTGGAAGATGCACGATCTGCTTTTTGAGGCCGGTGGCGATCTGAGTGACGAGCGTCTGGAGGCGATGGCGGGTGAGGCGGGCTATGAGGGCGATGACCTCTATGCGCGGATGCGCAGCGATGAGGTCACCTCGAGGATCCAGGCCGATGTGGAGGTCGGGTACAACGCCGGGGTGCAGGGCACGCCGACCTTCTTTATCAACGGCATCAAGCTCGCCGGTGCCTGGGAGGTCGATGAGCTCTCGCCACTGATCGACGATCAACTTGAGCTTGCCGGGGTGCTCGCGGAGCTTGCCGAGGCCGAGGGTGAAGAGCTCTACCGGGCGCTGGTTGAGGTCAACCAGGAGCCGCCGGAGCGCTGA
- a CDS encoding ABC transporter substrate-binding protein — protein sequence MKTLLALPFFAALALSSGCSLTLDLEQCASDTDCAGDQTCSADGLCAAPGEDQGRQLTGGPCQRLEGDTESADPFLMGVVLQLSGSGAGFGTPMLESILMATNNINGFGGIAGRRIGLVVCDTQGSNSTARAAAEHLVDNAGVSAIIGFNSSQTISISQDITVPNDVLLMSPSATAQTISGLADNDLVFRTAPNDEFQAEAFAELLSHTLETTLPEAGIAEPKLAIMVRRDDSYAGGLSETIIPLLPTAITEGGEDRFTVNNYTNSGVGEPVDYTGDVAVVASQSTPPDVVAIFGSAEAWELISYFEIALENQPLYFGVDAMKNAQLAGQANTALEGRIWGTGPRNIGDAGYVPYLTFRTQFESRIEDDPDKYQFVANAFDAVYALAFAAAAEGFTGPELAQGLRRLSEGPEITPRAAEAQQAVNTLLAGGTISYLGASGPMFFDQNGDPQPTPISLWCFQDASVPEEGEIYSETREFTPLTCSEPEG from the coding sequence ATGAAAACTCTCCTCGCACTTCCTTTCTTTGCCGCACTCGCGCTCAGCTCCGGCTGCAGCCTCACCCTGGATCTGGAGCAGTGTGCCTCAGACACCGACTGCGCCGGCGACCAGACCTGCTCGGCCGATGGCCTCTGCGCCGCCCCCGGCGAAGACCAGGGGCGCCAACTCACCGGTGGCCCCTGCCAGCGCCTCGAAGGTGACACTGAGAGCGCCGATCCCTTTTTAATGGGTGTGGTCCTGCAACTCTCCGGCAGCGGCGCCGGCTTTGGCACGCCGATGCTCGAGTCGATCCTGATGGCGACCAACAACATCAACGGCTTCGGCGGCATCGCCGGACGCCGCATCGGCCTGGTCGTCTGCGACACTCAGGGTAGCAATTCCACCGCGCGCGCGGCCGCCGAACATCTGGTCGACAACGCCGGGGTCAGCGCCATCATCGGCTTTAACTCCAGCCAGACCATCAGCATCAGCCAGGACATCACCGTCCCCAACGACGTGCTGCTGATGAGCCCCTCGGCCACCGCCCAGACCATCAGCGGACTTGCTGACAACGATCTGGTCTTCCGCACCGCGCCCAACGACGAGTTCCAGGCCGAGGCTTTTGCCGAGCTCCTCTCCCACACCCTGGAGACGACCCTCCCCGAAGCCGGCATCGCCGAGCCCAAGCTCGCCATCATGGTCCGCCGCGACGACAGCTACGCCGGGGGGTTGAGTGAAACCATCATCCCTCTGCTCCCGACCGCCATCACGGAAGGCGGCGAGGATCGTTTCACGGTCAACAACTACACCAACTCCGGTGTGGGCGAGCCGGTCGACTACACCGGCGACGTCGCCGTAGTCGCCAGCCAGAGCACCCCGCCTGATGTCGTCGCCATCTTCGGCAGCGCCGAAGCCTGGGAGCTGATCTCCTACTTCGAGATCGCGCTGGAGAACCAGCCGCTCTACTTCGGCGTCGACGCCATGAAGAACGCCCAGCTCGCCGGCCAGGCCAATACCGCCCTCGAAGGTCGCATCTGGGGTACCGGACCGCGCAACATCGGCGACGCCGGCTACGTGCCCTACCTGACCTTCCGCACCCAGTTTGAATCCCGCATCGAAGACGATCCCGACAAGTACCAGTTTGTCGCCAACGCCTTCGACGCCGTCTACGCCCTGGCCTTTGCCGCGGCCGCCGAAGGCTTTACCGGACCCGAGCTCGCCCAGGGTCTGCGCCGCTTAAGCGAGGGCCCAGAGATCACCCCGCGCGCCGCCGAGGCCCAGCAGGCCGTCAACACCCTGCTCGCCGGCGGCACGATCTCGTACCTGGGCGCCAGCGGCCCGATGTTCTTCGATCAAAATGGGGATCCACAACCCACGCCGATCTCGCTATGGTGTTTCCAAGACGCTTCCGTTCCTGAAGAGGGCGAGATCTACTCGGAGACCCGAGAGTTCACGCCCTTGACCTGTTCCGAACCCGAAGGCTGA
- a CDS encoding ABC transporter substrate-binding protein, producing MNLLHRLIGSSVLATALLLGACALSGCSLLIETETCQSDADCAGGACSADSICVDDSAAPCSEDAPCPDGKLCTEAGQCVSTRGLLAPPCELSYGNITADNAFNLGVLLPLSGPEEGFGRPLLDAARLAQSDFNGIGGVLNRPVGLIVCDTRGLDDQALAGARHLVEEAGVEAIIGPDYSSQTIDIATSLTIDNEVVLISPSATAATISGLVDNDLVWRTSASDVIQGIALGELLTFMLNDVVEAEAPKLALLTRRDDTYADGLQSALIAQLPAEITGGDNTRFAPYNYANASAGQTGDDYFDTVGDVIADAASSGEPDVVVILGSSEAWEIAAALDEGLSGAPLYVFVDAARNTDQAQAAPESLQGRIWGTAPQNIGAADYAPYISFRLKYLSEYNRDPNDFQFVANAFDALYVVALGAAGEGFTGPQIAEGMKRLSSGNTVDPGQSQAQSAINTLRGGGSINFRGASGPLNFDEHGDPQASPIALWCFDSNRLPESGVILNEMLEFVPQRCGEDSFDDEPVDEGDSFADAGSDADLDPDAAADDADISRDTD from the coding sequence ATGAACCTGCTGCACCGGCTTATTGGATCGTCCGTACTGGCCACCGCACTGCTCCTTGGTGCATGTGCCTTAAGCGGGTGCAGCCTGCTCATTGAGACCGAGACCTGCCAGTCCGACGCCGACTGCGCCGGGGGCGCCTGCTCCGCCGATAGCATCTGCGTGGACGACTCCGCCGCGCCCTGCTCCGAAGATGCCCCCTGCCCCGACGGCAAGCTCTGCACCGAAGCCGGCCAATGCGTCTCCACCCGGGGGCTGCTCGCTCCGCCCTGTGAGCTGAGCTACGGCAACATCACCGCCGATAACGCTTTTAACCTCGGCGTGCTCCTGCCGCTCTCCGGCCCCGAAGAGGGCTTCGGCCGACCGCTGCTCGACGCAGCTCGCCTGGCCCAGTCCGACTTCAACGGCATCGGCGGCGTGCTCAACCGCCCCGTCGGGCTGATCGTCTGCGACACCCGGGGCCTCGACGATCAGGCGCTTGCCGGCGCCCGTCACCTTGTCGAAGAGGCGGGCGTTGAGGCCATCATCGGCCCCGACTACTCCAGCCAGACCATCGACATCGCCACCAGCCTGACCATCGATAACGAGGTCGTGCTCATCAGCCCCTCGGCCACCGCGGCCACCATCAGCGGGCTTGTTGATAACGACCTCGTCTGGCGAACCTCCGCCTCCGACGTCATTCAGGGCATTGCGCTTGGCGAACTTCTCACCTTCATGCTCAACGATGTTGTCGAAGCCGAAGCCCCCAAACTGGCCCTGCTCACCCGCCGCGACGACACCTACGCCGACGGTCTGCAGAGCGCGCTGATCGCGCAACTTCCCGCCGAGATCACCGGCGGCGATAACACCCGCTTCGCTCCCTACAACTACGCCAACGCCAGCGCCGGTCAGACCGGTGACGACTACTTCGATACCGTCGGCGACGTCATCGCCGATGCCGCCTCCAGCGGCGAGCCCGACGTGGTCGTGATCCTGGGCTCTTCGGAGGCCTGGGAGATCGCCGCCGCACTCGACGAGGGCTTAAGCGGTGCGCCTCTCTACGTCTTTGTCGACGCCGCCCGCAACACCGACCAGGCCCAGGCCGCTCCCGAATCCCTCCAGGGACGCATCTGGGGCACCGCGCCGCAGAATATCGGCGCGGCGGACTACGCCCCCTACATCAGCTTTCGGCTCAAGTACCTCTCGGAGTACAACCGCGATCCCAACGACTTCCAATTTGTCGCCAACGCCTTCGACGCCCTCTATGTCGTGGCACTGGGCGCGGCCGGCGAAGGCTTCACCGGCCCCCAGATCGCCGAGGGCATGAAACGTTTAAGCTCCGGCAACACCGTCGACCCCGGGCAAAGCCAGGCGCAGAGCGCCATCAACACCCTGCGCGGCGGAGGCTCCATCAACTTCCGCGGCGCCTCCGGCCCGCTGAATTTCGACGAACATGGCGACCCCCAGGCAAGCCCCATCGCCCTGTGGTGCTTCGACTCCAACCGCCTCCCGGAGAGCGGTGTCATCCTCAATGAGATGCTCGAATTTGTGCCCCAACGCTGCGGCGAAGACTCCTTCGACGATGAGCCTGTCGATGAGGGCGACTCCTTTGCCGACGCAGGATCCGACGCCGATCTCGATCCTGACGCCGCCGCCGACGACGCCGATATCTCACGAGATACCGACTAA
- a CDS encoding LysR family transcriptional regulator, which yields MNQIHLKDVDMNLLVALDVLLTVGSVSEAARQVGLSQSAMSHTLGRLREVFGDELLVRSGRHMVPTERAQELAGPLKVALEALQVAVSPPERFEPASSARVFRLATNDYAQFVLLPPLIERLEREAPGIDLRVRELGRSSPVERLATGQLDLVLTLGLPEHVPETLYRKDLFQLDLVSVVRRGHPGVGKTLDLDTYCNLSHILVSPRGDDEGVVDMTLAERGRSRRVAVVVPHFMVAPHLVAATDYVLTTSRSVAESFANYLPLRIFEPPVELERGTVSMAWHPRTHRSGAHKWLRRTLEEVAVAQGLKR from the coding sequence ATGAATCAGATTCATTTAAAAGACGTGGACATGAACCTGCTCGTGGCGCTCGATGTGCTGCTGACGGTGGGAAGTGTCAGTGAGGCTGCGCGCCAGGTGGGGTTGAGCCAGTCGGCGATGAGTCACACGCTGGGGAGGCTGCGCGAGGTCTTTGGCGATGAGCTTCTGGTGCGCTCGGGCCGCCACATGGTGCCTACCGAGCGCGCCCAGGAGTTGGCCGGACCGCTAAAGGTGGCGCTGGAGGCACTGCAGGTTGCGGTGTCCCCGCCGGAGCGTTTTGAGCCGGCGAGCAGCGCGCGGGTGTTCAGGCTGGCGACCAATGACTATGCGCAGTTTGTGTTGTTGCCGCCGCTGATCGAGCGTCTGGAGCGCGAAGCTCCGGGCATCGATCTTCGGGTGCGCGAGCTCGGAAGGAGCTCGCCGGTGGAGAGGTTGGCCACCGGACAGCTCGATCTGGTGCTGACGTTGGGGTTACCGGAGCATGTGCCGGAGACGCTTTATCGCAAAGATCTCTTTCAGCTCGATCTGGTCTCGGTGGTGCGCCGAGGGCACCCGGGGGTGGGGAAGACGCTGGATCTGGACACGTACTGCAACCTTTCGCACATCCTCGTCTCACCGCGGGGTGATGATGAAGGGGTGGTCGACATGACGTTGGCCGAGCGGGGGCGCTCGCGGCGGGTGGCGGTGGTGGTGCCGCACTTTATGGTGGCACCGCACCTGGTGGCGGCGACCGATTATGTGCTGACAACCTCGCGCAGTGTGGCGGAGAGTTTTGCGAATTATCTGCCGTTACGCATCTTTGAGCCACCGGTGGAGCTGGAGCGGGGCACGGTGTCGATGGCCTGGCACCCGCGCACGCATCGCAGCGGGGCACATAAGTGGCTACGACGTACGCTGGAGGAGGTTGCGGTGGCGCAGGGGCTTAAGCGATGA
- a CDS encoding YceI family protein: MANATWNFDISHSDVAFKVRHMMFAKVTGRFTDWTGTLEFDAENPSAAKTSVMIQAASINTSNEDRDNHLRSGDFFDAEKFPTLAFASTAFKTEGKKILIEGNLTIRDVTKPVTLEAEFLGKAVDPWGNDRVGFNASTSINRKDFGLTWNQALEAGGVLVGENIEIEITVQAVKAG; this comes from the coding sequence ATGGCCAACGCCACCTGGAACTTCGACATCTCCCACTCCGACGTCGCCTTCAAAGTGCGCCACATGATGTTCGCCAAAGTCACCGGTCGTTTCACCGACTGGACCGGTACTCTGGAGTTTGATGCGGAGAATCCCTCTGCGGCCAAAACGTCCGTCATGATTCAGGCCGCAAGCATCAACACCTCCAACGAGGACCGCGACAATCACCTGCGCTCCGGCGACTTCTTCGATGCCGAGAAGTTCCCCACCCTTGCCTTCGCAAGCACCGCTTTTAAGACCGAAGGCAAAAAGATTCTCATCGAAGGCAATCTCACCATCCGCGACGTCACCAAACCCGTCACCCTCGAAGCCGAGTTCCTGGGCAAAGCCGTCGACCCCTGGGGTAACGACCGCGTCGGGTTTAACGCCTCAACCTCCATCAACCGCAAGGACTTCGGTCTGACCTGGAACCAGGCCCTTGAGGCCGGTGGCGTACTCGTCGGAGAAAACATCGAGATCGAAATCACCGTCCAGGCGGTCAAAGCCGGCTAA